Part of the Mytilus galloprovincialis chromosome 14, xbMytGall1.hap1.1, whole genome shotgun sequence genome is shown below.
ATAAGGCATTGTCACGCACGAGAGACTGACCTAATGGGAAACACATTGCACCGAGATAGGCAACTCCTGTAATTGAAATAAGGCATTGTCACGCACGTGAGACTGACCTAATGGGGAACACATTGCACCGAGATAGGCAACTCCTGTAATTGAAATAAGGCATTGTCACGCACGTGAGACTGACCTAATGGGGAACACATTGCACCAAGCTAGGTAACTCCTGTAATTGAAATAAGGCATTGTCACACACGAGAGACTGGCTTAATGGGGAACACATTGCACCAAGATAGGCAACTCCTGTAATTGAAATAAGGCATTGTCACACACGAGAGACTGACTTACTGGGGAACACATTGCACCAAGATAAGCAACTCCTGTAATTAAAATAAGGCATTGGCACGCACGAGAGACTGACCTAATGGGAAACACATTGCACCGAGATAGGCAACTCCTGTAATTGAAATAAGGCATTGTCACGCACGTGAGACTGACCTAATGGGGAACACATTGCACCGAGATAGGCAACTCCTGTAATTGAAATAAGGCATTGTCACGCACGTGAGACTGACTTAATGGGGAACACATTGCACCAAAATAGGCAACCCCTGTAATTGAAATAAGACATTGTCACACACGAGAGACTGACTTAATGGGAAACACATTGCACCGAGATAGGCAACTCCTGTAATTGAAATAAGGCATTGTCACGCACGTGAGACTGACCTAATGGGAAACACATTGCACCAAGATAGGCAACTCCTGTAATTGAAATAAGGCATTGTCACGCACGAGAGACTGACCTAATGGGAAACACATTGCACCGAGATAGGCAACTCCTGTAATTGAAATAAGGCATTGTCACGCACGTGAGACTGACCTAATGGGGAACACATTGCACCGAGATAGGCAACTCCTGTAATTGAAATAAGGCATTGTCACGCACGTGAGACTGACCTAATGGGGAACACATTGCACCAAGCTAGGCAACTCCTGTAATTGAAATAAGGCATTGTCACACACGAGAGACTGTCTTAATGGGGAACACATTGCACCAAGATAGGCAACTCCTGTATTTGAAATAAGGCATTGTCACACATAAAAGATTGGTTTTATGTACAACCAACACAATACACCAAGCTACACTTTACTTGCAGTTAATATAAAGAAACACATTTCAAGAGTCGGAAGATAACATTATTTATTCTTATTTCGTAATGTACGTTTTAACATATTATCGTtatgaatatgatagttgttatccattcgttgatgtgtttgaaattttgattttctcATTTGATTATGAACtctccgtttttaattttcctcggagtttggtatttttggaattttctttttatatgaatTGTAAAAAATGCATGTCAGATAAATTTGAAGGTGTAGTACATTTTTTATTACAATCTTTTTTATCTGTTGTAAATATTTCGAAGTACTAAACACACGTGCTGATTTCGATTGCCTTTTATTCAAGAAAACGTAGACGTATTGGAACGTCTATCAAGTAATTTTCTGAATTCGGAAAACTATCAATATAGCACAGATATTTTTTGAAACACTAAAAATACTTACCATTGGCACTAGTTGACCCACCTCGCACAAGTTGATACCTATTAAGTGTTTAATCAAAACGTTAATATTAATTTTTAGAGCATCTGATTTCATGAAATTATTTACACTATTTTTTAGTACAGTACAACATTATTAGATAAAATACCTACGACATGGTGACATTTCTTGTCATTCAGTCTGACTTAGAAAATATAGACTAAAAGAAgctttttatcttttataatgTTGATCTTTTTGTAACACTTTTAGTGAAACTGTTTTTTCTTAGTCTAACATCTCTatacttttatcttttatttgagTCGTTTTGTACTTGATACAACGAAATTGTAagtaatgcctgtaccaagtcaggaatatgacagttgttttccattcgttctgTTGTTTTATATTGTTGAGCGTTTGATTGTGTCATGGTTTTTGGACTGCCCCTTTTTGAATTTATCTTGGCGGTCTgtattcttgtattatttttttaaagaggcCGATACGCCAATCTCCAAAAGTTATTTTGATGTTTCGAAGACGCATAAAAAAATGCTTAGAAAATTTATCCCTCTCAAGAAATACTAATATATTTGCGTTTACCACTGATACAGTACGCCTGTTATCAACTGCTTTGTCCCTTACATCAATCTTTTTTTCCCCTATAAATTGTTAGGCTTCTCTTCATCGACTTcagtgttcatttttttatagataatattttgttatttgtgttcAAACATACATCATCCGAAGAAAAAATGAGGATAAACATAaacatttcggggccttttatagctgactatgcagtttgGGCTttgttattaatttctgtgttattttggtctcttgaggaaagttgtctcattggcaatcataccacatcttctttttaatatagaCCGTGTTGACATACAGTTCATTTACACCTGTTAATACCGATGTTTCACGCGgatcaagacaaaaaaaaactaatattcaATGTGTTTCTTTACTAAATTGACTTACTTTGTAAACAACATGGTATGATCTGGATTTGAAAATTTCTGTGAATTCTGTTGAACCCAGTTGCTGAATATTGCTAAAGTTGTATCAGGGTCTATTCTAGTTTCACCTGAAGGCTGGGttatctttctgttttctgtCCAGTATGAATCACTTGATGTCTTGTTAAAATATAGATAactaattaagatttattttatgaaacatttaaaaaatatcgtAAAGGCAAAAGGGGAGGTTTGTTCTCGCGTTAAACTGTTTGAAACTCAAGACATTTAATACAAAGTTGGACCATGTGCTGTTTGGTGTTGCTGTCTTCGTGTATGCGCATATTATTTTCAAGCAGAGTTTAGTTTTGACGTGTTAGTTGACGTGTTCTGTTGAAATGTTTGTCATCTTTAATTCTTGTCATCCTTTGTGTGTATTGTGCATACTCACAAAGAGAGGAGGAAAATATCAATACTGATAAGCTAAATAAACGCATAAGTTGAAAAAGAACATAATGCGTTCTAAGATGTGTGACCTAAATTTTCAAGCATTTCATtggatttaacaaaaaatattatatcaaaagAAGTGAAATAATATTTATCTAGTTGATTTTGTTGTACTTACCTCGGAGATATAGATACCTATATATGTCAAACCTATTGAAAAGGGTGCGTTTGGTAAATTGTTGTACCGTATGTCTACCTGAAATATAAAGGAACAATATTCAAAAATGACACCCATTAAAAGATCAGGTTAATTCAAAAAATGTAGATATATGAtacataatcaataaaaaaatgaaaagaggTGATATAATGTGCTAATGAAACAACTAACCACGAAAGCtaaaagcaattataggcaatcgtacggccttcagcGGTTAGATAACCCcataatataaatgtatttaaccTTAATTTTTTTTCGGTAAGGTAAGTGATTCTAAatcatgtgttttatatataatgttttggAAAGTTATTTGACTGTTATTGGCCACGATGTTGTCTGTCTGTCCACAACTGATGATTGCCCACTTGTtataatttcttttctattttcaCTCCAAGAATCAGTTATTTCATTAGTtcttgtatttgatgtttatatCTAGTAAACAACTTATGCAATTCGTTGCATCTCACTATCAAACAAACCAATAAGGTCCCAAAACTATAAATCTAAGTATCGTTTAGTTTCAAAACAATGTCTCGCTTGATTATAAAGCTATGAACCGTTTGGTTTTAAAGCGACTTCTCTCGTTGGTAGTCCGTCCGACTTTCAGACAAAATGGTTGCTGCCCAATCATTTTAGTTTATTATCTTACCCCATTAATCATGAATGCATAATATGTGTTAATTCTATCCATGGCAATTGTTTTATTCTGTTCACTCTCGTCCATCCAACTGAAAAAGAAAACCATGATAAAAAGTTTTACAATTCAACAATGTaatgtactttatttggccttttttacatttttttttaatttactgatcagtcttttgtagacgaaacgcgcgtctggcgttaatactaaatttcaatcctggtatctattgaGTTTATGTATGtattaatctttttaattttttgggggtATTTTAGATATGCCTGTCGAATGTCATATGATTCAATCCCGTGTAGCCGATATTTCGGTGTAACATGCATTTACGTTTTATATAGAGTAATCTATCAAAGATCTATCATTAACAtccaataaaacaaaataagaagGAAAAAGGGGGGAAAAAGCACATAACTATACCCCTATTAGTTCCacagttttattttaatatctatTCTTAATTTAGATGATTTCAGATGTGATCTGTTAATATACAAGACCACAAAGAAACTGCTGAATGCAGaaaaacaaaaactgtttttATGCTCAAAATACCATAAGCAATGATGGAACAAATATACCTATAATTTGTAGTTTATTGGCCAGCTGCAGTCTGCATCCGGGAGTGTGATTTTCGCGCTGTGTTGAGGAACTAGGTtgccttggttttttttttttttttgctctttggtcgagttgtctCTCCGACGCATTTTACTGTTTCAATTATCATTCATATAACCGTATAAATAAAGGAACGTTTAGCtcacatagaaaaaaaaaataaaattcagaacGGAATTCAATGTCTGTTaatgatatttttatcaaatatatagcaAACTTACTTTTTATATACTCTCATAAATACTTACAATTTAAAAACTGAGTAATCTATGACTAGAAATATTTCTATGGCATATCTAAATGTTTGTCTTTTGAACCTTTGGTTACCGTCTGTTTGACTATTGTAAGAAACATTACCTATAATGAATGGAAAGCTGCATGTAAGAATATGTCAGGTAACACGAATCTGAGGAATTGATATgaagtttaatattaaaattgaacgTTTCTTAAGTCCAGTATAATAAACCTTCGATTTCCAAACAATGTACGACTGTTGTTATCCTGTACACTATATTCgtgttttaaatgtgttttttgtgGCGAGATCTTACATACAAATTGAAAAGAAGATGTTTTATGATTGCCAATACCTGTTTTCTGtatattcaaaaaatcagaacGACCATCTATTAATGATAATTTTTGACAAGCGGCAATGTTAAGATATCTCTTGCGATTTTTGTAGATTTTGAAGCAGAACACATTCTAAGTATAAGTAGTTCTTCGCACTTGCTCTTTGTGTATATTTGTCGCAAGCGTCATATTAACAACAAGGAGCATCATATTAGCAAGTGCAGAGAACTAATTTTGATTAGATTGAGCAGAACATTACTTCAATTTCAATTACATCTAAGTTTTATATTTCGCGATGCTTCTCTTTTCGATATGTTCATGCATTTTAATTCAATAAAAAGGCGCATTAACTTCTGAATATGCAATTCATTTCAATATGTGTAAAAGGAAATGTGAGAACAGCAACCCTATTTCATATTATCAAAGATttggatattttatttatttccgtAAATGCTTTTCTGTGTGATTTTTACCCTATGGTTTTCTATTTGATTTCTACCCTACGGTTTTCCATGTGATTTCTACCCTTTggttttcgttttgttttttcaccctgtttttttttttatatttttccctATGGTTTTCTATATGATTTTTATGCTAtggttttttatttgatttttaccctaTGGTTTTTCTATGTGAATTTAAACCTATGGTTTTCTATGTGAATTCAACCCTATGGTTTTCTATGTGAATTCAACCCTATGGTTTTCTATGTGATTGTACCCTACGGTTTTCCATGTGATTTCTACCCTatggttttctttttgtttttttaccctatgtttttttttttatattttccctaTGGTTTTCTATGTTAATTTAACACTATGGTTTTCTATGTGATTTTTACCCTATGGTTTTCTATGTGATTTTTTTACCCTGTGGTTTTCTATGTGATTTTTTACCCTATGGTTTTCCAACTTCCTAATTTGCAACGTAATCACATACGTGCTCTCTCGACATAGACTCGTTCAAGGTTTTCATATATAATCAACGCATtcgtttattaataataaatgattAAAGTAGACCAAAAACACCCTTTGTTACACATGTTTATCATTCGATTTTAATCTTTTGAACTTTTGACGATCTATTTAATCCTCAATCATTTcgtttatacatttaaaattagtATACCACAACAGATATGACTACCTGTTTAAATTCTTTTCAAAATCCACTTTTAAAAGAAACGTTGCATAACTTATTTATGGGTCATTAAAATTCTTTGCATGTCAAGTCCAACAATGGCGTAGTggtgaaaataaatataaattatgcaTGTTGTAAATTAAAGATTTACCATTGTAAAATCAATTGGTTGCGATATATAAACATTGTATACTAAGTACCATGTTTATACTATCATATGCGATGAAGATATAATCCACATTGCATTTGTGATGGCGGGAGAAATAATAATGATTCAGTTGTTGAAGGATTAtaaaatgattgatttattgactAATTGATAAAATAGCTGATTCATTGATTTGTTAAATTAATTAATTACCTGATCGATTGATTAATTAGTTACCTGATTGACGGATgaattaattaattgattgattgattgatcacatTCATCCAAAGTGAGATCAGACAAACGAAACCTGAAATTTATTCAGGGTCAATTTCCTGAACAATTTGTTATAAAATGACAGAAAATTGAAATGCACGTGTATATGTACATTCAGTAGAGGAAAGTTCAGGTACAATTAGAAGAAGAGAAATTGAAGTAAAAGTACTATTGGTACATTAACCAATATCATATTCTACCATCATGTTTAAATCCTGattatgcatgacatatttaCCGCTGGACGTTGTAGAAATGACATCAATACTGAACTGgataataaagattaaaaaaataaatttctcagAAATAAAGCTGATGCATTTTCTTATAATCTTTTCCTGTTATTGATCGTGGAGATATGATATTGTACAAATAAAATTTCTAGTCTGAATATGACTATTAATATTAATAGCTGATTCAATAAGTCATAACGATATAATGATAGATAattattataatacatgtatataattataacaAATTTGATGAATACTCTAGAAAAGATATTTAACCATTTTGTTTCCGTTTATTATGTTAATCAGTTTCAGTTTTGATGAATCTCGGAAATGAAAACCattttaaatcaatgttttataCGTCGTGCTGCTCAGTATATAGTGGGATCGAACACGGTACAAGGTCATGTTAAGCTTGtcgttaaatttaaatttaaaattcaaaaatgtaaaaccCATATATTACATCAAGTGCAACTTAGATAACGGAgtcgtatatatatattacagtagATTATGGATATAACAGTTGGATAATGTAAAATATAGACAAAAAAAAGGATCAAAACTTGTTTTCACTATGGACGTCATTAAAGTAGTCACTACCGAACTTCCCGCTGTTGTTGGAATAGTAGAAAATGGGGATCTTCTTTGGATCCATAATCCTCAAGAAAAACTACTTCAAGAAGTGAAAGTCAATGAAAATATAGATTTAATTCAAGAATTGACCGGTGTTAAAGTGTACGACATAGCGAAACTGGTCAATGATGAAGGATATTTATTGTCGATTTACAGTAGTAATATTCTTAAAATGTTAACTCCTGAAGGACAATTAAAAGCATTGTCAAATATATCACCATTTCTTCCATTAGGAATTCATATCACTAAAGAAAACGATATTTTAGTAGGATTCCAAGAAAATGCCCCAACCTTTCCAATAACTGAAACATCTCGCAGAGGAATTAGAAAACTTGGTATGGACAGAAAAGTGAAATTTACGTTTGAATACGACAAAGACAAACGCAGGTTATTTACGTGTCCGTACCGTATAACAACGAATATTAACGGTGATATTTGTGTGTCTGACATTATCACTGCCGATAACTCTGGAAGAGTTACTGTTCTTGATAATGACGGCTCAGTGAAATGGAGTTATATAGGAAATCCAGATGTGAACGGTGGATGGAACAAATTTAACCCTGAGGGAATAGCTACGACCTCTCAAGGTCATATAGTCATTACTGACTGTAACAATCATGCTATACATGTTTTATCTATGAAAGGAGATGTGTTATTGTGCCAGAAAACAATGCAGCTTAACTTTATTGCTCCATGTAGTGTATGCATTGGagaaaatgacattttgaaaATCGGCTGTTCCTCAACAAAAGGCAAAAGTGAAGCTCAACTAGTATTTCTTAAGTTAAACATCGACACATATTGAAGACAACTTTCTTGTTCGGGTGAGGTAAACTTTATAATTCAGAAAAATATTGCACAGCCTTAAGTTTCATATATTGCAAGATATTTACCATAGACTATTGTTGAGAACAATAATTGTAAATCGTTGCTTAAAGTTCGATCATAATGCATGATATGCTTAtgatatgaatgaaatgagaCTTTGATTATACGTTTAATAAGCGGAGTGCAGGCTGCAACAACAAAACATGATATCACAAATATGGAATACTATTTATTACAATGGAAAAGTGTTTATTTGATATGTCAACCTAGTAGTCTCTGAGTCGACTTTAGATGTTACAACGTGAATTAGTTGTAGATGTTCACGCTCttccttattttacatttttcacgttacaaaacattttattgttttttagctCGAGATATATCTAATGTTCATCCGTATGACAATAGATCTTACACATTTCAATGGTtcataattgtttgtttgttacatagatattgttTACGATTCCCAATGTGCGTGTTATATAAATGTGATTAAGTAATGTATATGACACTATAGAGAAAACAAGAAGAATAGCAAACAAAACGGACGATTGTCATATTACTCTCAGTcacttttttttctacattgtcaGGACATTATACCATTGTTAAATTTTGATGAGGTTGATGCAATAATTTTTAAACTCAGAGATATGATACTCATCGAGGACAACGGCAGAGGGTGAATGTCATGTCTGTTGGTTTGATATTTCAGTGTATCAATTGATATCCAAGattaacaatgtttgttttttgttttttttaaacattcatcattaatttttttttataagcaaaAGATATTTAGCTGCTCCTCGTGTTCATGCTAAATGTATCGACTGCTATGGTAGTTTCTAACTACTTTGAGTAGAAGAGATGTTAAATTTATCAACTTTAAAAATTACAACGAAATTTTGTCGAAATAAAAACAAGAACCTTCCatgaggtatgattgcctatgatacatgtatgtgtagcCACAAAGACATGATGTTATAAACCGACGGCATTGGTATTGAATAGATAAATTAGTATTTGTAATGCACGTTAGCTGTTCCCAAAtctcatgattttttttctcgttgtgaatattatattttagaaataataatCCTTATGCTTTCAACCAATGAGGAAAAAGACATTTTATGGTCCCATAATTATATAGCTATCATACTTCCTAGACATGACGTAAAGTGAACAATTTTACAACAACGTCATAAGATTGATAGGCTACCTCAGAACATCATAGTGCTTATTTCTAGCTTATTTGCCCTTTTTCACAAGGGTCAccaggaagatgtggtatgaatgccaatgagaccaaaagagaccaaatgacactgaaatgaacaactataggtaaccgagtaacaatgagtaaaacccgtACCACATACTGCCCTAATCATAAAGATATAGGATATTCCTTTCTAGATAtttgttctgtatttttgtgacaAGGTTTTGATGAGCTTAGGGAAATTTATCTGCACATACCTTCTTCAATAAAATCATTAAAGGACATTAACGGATCTGGTTTAGTTATCTGGTGAATGACTCTAGTCGTGGTATTATTCATGGTATTTATTGGAGATACAAAATATGTCTCTTCTCTCAGCGTGAATGATCCAGTCTGAAAACAAATgagattctttatattttatatgctgttttgtaaatatgttgtttaagtcaaatacatatttaaaagaagaaaaaaaacatacaacattGTGCTTGTgtcatgttttataaattttgtattacTAGTATGCTGTTTTGTAAATATGGTGtttaagtttaaaatatattttgagataaaagaaaacaaaatagagCTATGCGTTTGTGTCAATATTCCttttaagtttttattaaattcaattcaatgtttaccgttaaattttgtatttaatattttaagcAAACAGGATtatgtataatttgaaaaatttccCTGTAGTTTTTACGAACTGATATTGACTTCTGATTACTGACAGGTATAATTATCTTATGATTTTTACTTCCTGTCTGTTATTGAGAGCTCCAGACACAAAACGGATACCAATGGATAAAGCATGCGCAATGGTAAAGTTTA
Proteins encoded:
- the LOC143059527 gene encoding uncharacterized protein LOC143059527, with the protein product MDVIKVVTTELPAVVGIVENGDLLWIHNPQEKLLQEVKVNENIDLIQELTGVKVYDIAKLVNDEGYLLSIYSSNILKMLTPEGQLKALSNISPFLPLGIHITKENDILVGFQENAPTFPITETSRRGIRKLGMDRKVKFTFEYDKDKRRLFTCPYRITTNINGDICVSDIITADNSGRVTVLDNDGSVKWSYIGNPDVNGGWNKFNPEGIATTSQGHIVITDCNNHAIHVLSMKGDVLLCQKTMQLNFIAPCSVCIGENDILKIGCSSTKGKSEAQLVFLKLNIDTY